In Quercus robur chromosome 11, dhQueRobu3.1, whole genome shotgun sequence, the following proteins share a genomic window:
- the LOC126707161 gene encoding magnesium transporter MRS2-3-like produces MGGSIPAHKSELALTQSPQQVRATASGPKKKGTVRAWLVLNTTGQAQVLEAGKSEIMSRTGLPGRDLRSLDPVLSYPSSILGRERAIVINLENIKAIVTHNEVLLLNSRDPSVTPFIEELQKRLHFHY; encoded by the coding sequence ATGGGTGGTTCTATTCCTGCTCACAAGTCTGAGTTAGCTCTGACCCAAAGTCCACAGCAGGTCCGAGCCACAGCGAGcgggcctaaaaagaagggAACAGTTCGAGCCTGGTTGGTGCTGAACACAACAGGCCAGGCCCAGGTGTTAGAGGCCGGAAAGTCTGAGATCATGAGCCGCACGGGCTTGCCAGGCAGGGACCTTCGGAGCCTGGATCCAGTCCTGTCATACCCATCAAGCATTTTGGGGCGTGAGAGGGCCATAGTGATCAATCTTGAGAATATTAAAGCCATTGTTACGCACAACGAGGTTCTTTTGCTGAACTCAAGGGACCCATCTGTCACACCCTTTATTGAAGAGCTTCAGAAACGGCTTCACTTTCATTACTGA